The DNA region TTGCCCTATTCTGTAAAGTGCAAAATCATATTTTACAGGGTCTTCAGCTGAAAACTCTTTTAGTTTCTCTGTCAACTCTACAGCAGCTTTCCAATCATAAGTTTTTCGTTTTAAAAGTCCTAATTTACGACTTACATTAAATGTATGAGTATCTAGAGGAATAATCAAATCAGCAGAAGATACTTCACTCCATAATCCAAGGTCAAGTGCATCTTTTCTAACCATCCAGCGTAAAAACATCATCCACCGTTTATATGGACTTGAAGGCTTGCCATTTTTAGGTAGTGTTCCTATTAAAAACCTATAACCTTTGCTGTCATAACTATTTAACTCTCTTATCTTTTTGATTATTTCAAATACTCCATCTATTACTGACTTTTCTTTTAAGTAGCCTTGCAAAAAAGTATATTTAAGTTCACCTTTTTCCATTTGGCTCAATGTCAGAAAAATTTGAGCAACATCCTCTTTTGATTGAAATCTATAATAGTACTCTGATGCATTTTTTCGTATATTTTCTTCATTTGAGTTTAATAGTGAAAAATCAAGTTTTTTTAAAAACTTAACAATAGCATTTGCATTTCCGTATGCAAAAAGAGCGCAAAGCAGTATGGCACGCTCATCATCTAAATCTTTTGCAACCTGTAAAGGATCTGCCCCTCCTAATATAAGCTCAGCCTCATCATTTCGTTTCTTAGCCTCATTTTCTAATAACTTAAATAAATCTTCCATATTTAAATCCTACCCCCTAGCTCTTAACTCAAAAATTACGCAAGCTGATAAAATCGTTTGCGTTCACTAGAACCACCTATTTTCATCTGCTTTCTATACTTTGTAATTGTACGGCGAACCATTTTTACCCCAAATTTCGCCTCAATCATATCTAAAAGTTTTTGATCACTTAGCGGTTTATTTTTATCCTCTGAAGCAATTGCATCTGCTATAAACTTCTTAATAACAGCATTGCTGACTTCTTCATCTATTCCTGTAGTAAAAAAAGTTTTCATAGGAAAAATACCACGTTCGCAAGCCAAATATTTGTTTGCTATTGCCCTAGAAATTGTAGATGGATTATGATCAAACTCTTGGGCTATATCTTTAAGTTTCATCGGCTTAATATCTCCACCTTGAAAAAAATCATACTGAAACTCAACTATCATTAAACCTATTTTATATAGTGTTGCTTTGCGCATTTGCAAAGCATCTATCAAGTCTCTTGCCTCTTTAATCTTTTTTTTGACAAACTCATGGTCTAAAGAGCAATCTTCAATAATAATATCAGGATAGAAGAGATCATTCATCTGCACTTCTATACCATTAGATTTTTCTACTATTATTAAATCTGGAATAACTGGAGGTGAATCCTCCATATTATCTAATGCCGGTGGATTTTTAAAACTGCGTATTACTTTAAGAGCCTCTTCATAATTTGATGAATTTTTAAACTTTGATAAATTTTGTAAATCTTGCAGCATATCTGATACAAGTGAGTATATAGGCTCTTCAACACCACTTTGTCTAAGTTGAAACAGCATAGCTTCAGTAGCATTAACTGACCCAACACCAGGTGGATCAAGATAGGAAAATCGTTGCCGTATACTCTCAACCTGATAAGGCTCTGCTTTTACCTTTTTAGCAATCTCATTTATATCACCGGTAAAATACCCTTCATCTGAAATCTCTTCAATAATCGCATAAGCAATATCAATACTTTTTGGTGTAGGAAAAAGTGGAGCATTTATCTGTTCATTTAATTTTTCATACAAAGATAAATTTTGGATTGTTTTAGCTTCTATTGCTTCTGTAGTGCTTGAATTATCACTTTGATACAATACTTTATGAGTAAATTTAGCAGAAAACTGCTCTTCAAATCCAGATTGAACCTGCATATATGGATTTTCACTCTCATATTTTTGCAGCAGCTCTTCTAGTTCCTCTAGACTAGACTGCAAAATTGGAAGCCAGCTTCTCAGAGTACCTGATAGTCTATTTTTTAACTGTGTACTCTGTGAGCGTCGAAGTTTCATAGTGTAAAATGCTCTCCTAAATAGTGTTTAATGACATCAGGATTGCTTGCAATCTCTTCTGCACTTCCCTCGGCCATCAATTCTCCACTACGCATAACATAGGCTCTATGGCATATACCAAGTGTTTCACGTACATTATGGTCTGTAATTAAAACCCCTATCTCTAAATCAAGCAACTGTTTAATAACATTTTGGATATCAATCACAGCTATTGGATCAACTCCGGCAAATGGTTCATCAAGAAGAAGAAACTTTGGTTTATGCACCAACGCGCGTGCAATCTCAGCACGCCTTCTCTCTCCACCGCTTAAACGAATCCCTTTTCTATTTCTAATAGGTTCAATGTTAAATAGCTCTAAAAGATTTTCTATCCTCTTTGTAGAACTTTTTGTATCTAGCTTAGCAGCTTCTGCAGCGATCCAAAGATTCTCTTCAACAGTTAAATCTTTAAAAATACTCGATTCTTGGGGCAAATAACCTATACCAAGTCTTGATCTTGTATGCAAAGGATCTTTTGTAACATCCATATCATCAATGAATACTCTTCCTCCACTTACACCAATAAGTCCGCAAATCATATAAAATGTTGTAGTCTTTCCTGCACCATTTGGGCCAAGAAGTCCAACAACCTCTTTTGTGTTCAGCTCTATTGAAACATCTCTGACTATTACACTCTTTTTTATCGTTTTACTAAGGTTTTGGGCTCTTAAACTATGCATCCGTTATAATCCTATACTTTCGTGCATTATCAATTGGAGTTATCTCTATTATGGCAACTTCAAAACCAAGGCTTTTTAAAAGTTCATACAATTCATCATCTCCCCACTCTATTAAGTGCCATCCACTATTTTCCAACTCATCCAATAGACCAATTTGCATAAACTTCTCATTTGGACACTGGTAAAGATCATAATGATAAAGCGAATCACCATAAATTTGCTGTATGGAAAAAGTTGGAGAAGTAACTGTTTGACTATTGCCTTTTGCATCCGCCAAAGCTTTAACTAATGTAGTCTTTCCAGCGGCAAGATTACCGCGCAAAAAGATGACAGTATCCTGTGGTAAAATGCTGACAATCTCTTTTGCCAACTCCGGTAACTGCTCTAATGTTGCTACCTTCTCTTTTATCATAGTGAATTACTAACCTTAACAATCTTTTTAAGAGCCTCTTTTGCATGTCCTGAATCTATTGTCTCTTTTGCAATTTGAAGACCATCTTGAAAATCACGTGCCTGTCCATCTACAATAAGAGCAGCAGCGGCATTGATTAGAACAATATCACGCTTAGCGCCCTCAATCTCTCCTTCCAAAATTCCCTTGGTAATAGTTGCATTTAAAGCTGCATCGCCACCTTTAATCTCTTCAAGAGTGCTTTTCTTGATTCCAAATTCCATTGGGTCTATAGTCAAACTACTTAGTTCTCCATCTTTAAGAGAGACTGCTTCACTTACATCTGATAGTGATATTTCATCCAATCCATCTCTACTGCTAACAACCATAGCACTTGTAGTACCCAATCTTTTTAAAGCCTCTGCCACTCTCTTTACAAATGATGTATCAAATACACCTATTAACTGTTTTCTTACATCTGCAGGATTGCTTAAAGGTCCCAAAATATTAAAGATTGTTCGATGCTCAATAGATTTTCTAATTGGCATAATAAACTTCATAGCCGGATGGTGATGAATAGCAAAAATAAATGTAAAACCTGTCTCTTCAAGCATTTTTACCTGCTGCCCGGGTGAAAGGTCTAAACGTACTCCAAGATGCTCAAGCATATCTGCGCTTCCTGATCTGCTTGTAATAGATCTATTGCCGTGCTTTGCAACATAACAACCAGCTCCTGCTAACAAAAGAGAGACTGTAGAAGATATATTGAAACTTCCGCTTTTATCGCCTCCGGTACCGCAGTTATCTATGAGTTTTTGTCGAAGGTCATCGCTTACTGGCAACTTTACAGAGTGAGCTCGCATAACTTCAGCTGCAGCAGCAATCTCATCTGCATTTTCGCCACGTTTTGCCATATCTATTAGCAGATTTCGAGCCTCTTCCTCATCCATATATCCTGAAAATAGCTGTTCAAATTTTGATTTTGCTTCATCATATGTCACGACTGTAACTCCTGTACATACTCATCTTTTGCGCTTTTAGGAATAGTTTTAGTAGTTGGAATTTTAAGCACTTTATACTGCTTGGCACCTTTTAAGTATCGTATCTCTATAGTATCGCCAACCTTAACATCTTTACTTGGCTTTGCTTGAACACCATTGATGAATACGACACCGCTTTTTACCATATCTTGTGCTATTGTTCTGCGTTTAACAAGATTTACACTGCTTAAATACTTATCTACTCTCAAAGATACTCCATATGCATATAGTTTGTTAATTCTATCGCCTAATTGGTTAAACCCCAATTAGAAGGTACTCTATCTTTAATTAAAGGATACATTTAAACATAGCCCGCTAAAATAGTTACTATGAATGATAAAAGATATTTTTATTTGGATATTTCCAAAAAACCGGCTCTATTGTACTTTAAAGGAAGATGGGAGATAGATAATCTTTCCTCAATAGAAAAATCATTTAAAGATTTACTACCAACAATTTTAAATCAAAAAAAGCTTGTTATAGATCTTTCTGAAATATCTTCAATAGATACAGGCAGTATGATATTTTTTATTACTATACGCAAAGAGTTAAAAGAGAAAATCAATATCAAAACAGTTAATGCATCAAAATCATTTTGTCAAATGTTTCGTCTTGTTAAAGGATTTGAGCCAAGAGATAAAGAAGAGAAAGTAAAAACAGATCCGTTACTTACTTTTCTAAATTATATAGGAAAAAAAAGTTTTTCTGTTTTACAAGACTTTTTACAATTTGTAGACTTTTTAGGACACACTGCTATAGCAATGTGGCAAATTCTTCTTCACCCTTCCAAATTTCGTATAAAAGAGACAGTAGGAAATATCTATACCGCAGGTACCACAGCTTTACCAATTGTAGCTTTAAGTGCTTTTCTTGTAGGAATAGTTATAGCTTTTCAAAGTGCAGTTCAACTACAAAAATATGGTGGAGATATATTTATAGTAGATATGATAGGCATATCTATTCCAAGAGAGCTAGCACCACTGATAACGGCAATAATTGTAGCAGGCAGAAGCGGATCATCATATACTGCACAAATTGGTGTAATGAAGATAACGGAAGAGATAGATGCTATGAAGATTATGGGATTTGATATATACAGATTTTTGGTTATTCCACGCATAGCAGCTATGATCATTGCTTTACCTCTACTCATCTTTTTTGCAGATATTATCGGAATTTACGGTGGTTTACTTGTTGCCAAATATCAGCTCGATATTACACCCGCACAATTTTTAGATAGACTCCACTCCAGTGTTGATGTCAGGCACTATCTTGTAGGTATATTAAAAGCTCCATTTTTTGCCTTTATCATAGCTGCTATAGGCTGTTTTAGAGGATTTCAGGTTTCAAAAAATACTGAAAGCATAGGCAAATATACAACAATCAGCGTCGTTAACTCTATTTTCCTTGTAATCGCTCTTGATGCTATCTTTTCTATCATCTTTACGGAGCTTGACATATGAGTCAAAAACCTATCATCTCAATGCGTCATATAGTAACACGCTTTGGCGATACGGTAATACACGATAATGTAAATTTAACTATATATGAAGGTGAGATTTATGCCATACTTGGAGGTAGCGGTTCTGGGAAAACTACACTTTTAAGAGAGATGAATATGCTTCTTCGTCCAAGTGCAGGAGAGATTGATGTTTTAGGGCATAATATTTTGCATATTTCACCTCAAACTGCACAATGGCTAAGAAGCCAATGGGGAGTTCTGTTTCAGTTTGGAGCACTATTTACTTCCCTGAGTGTTGCAGAGAATATAGCAATCTCTTTAAATGAATATACAAAACTTTCAAAAAAAATAGTTCAAAAAATCGTACAATCCAAGCTTGAAATGGTAGGATTAGAAGCAAAAGTGGCTGATCTTTACCCAAGCGAATTGAGTGGTGGTATGGTTAAACGGGTAGGACTTGCCCGTGCATTGGTAATGGATCCGCAGTTACTCTTTTTAGATGAACCTACATCAGGACTAGATCCTATAAGTGCTGAAGCATTTGATAATCTCATTACACAATTGCGCTCACTTTTAAAGCTCACTATCGTCATAGTTACTCACGATATAGACTCTATTTTCAATATTGTTGATAGGATGGCTGTTTTGGGAGACAAAAAAGTAGTTGCAGAGGGAACTTTGCCTCAAATTCTAAACAACAATCACCCTTTTATTCAGCACTTTTTTGGTGGAAATAGAGCTAAAGTACGCATTGAAGCAATGATGGAGCATAAAAAAGATGGAAAGTAGACCAAACTATAACATAGTAGGAGCTTTTGTTTTAATACTTGGCATAGGAGCTATATTTTTTGCCCTTTGGATGGGTAATATAAATACCCAGCAAGCATATAACTACTACTATACATATATGGAAGAGTCTGTTGCAGGTCTTCCACCAGATGGTACTGTCAAATATATGGGAGTTGATATAGGAAAAGTCAAAGAGATATATATTGATCAAGAAGATCAAACAAGAATTCGCTTAAAACTTCAACTTCCAAAAGATTTTCGTGTAAGAGAAGGAATGTATACAACACTTAAATTTGCTGGCATTACAGGTATAACCTACATAGAAATAGTTGGTGGACAAAAAGATGCTCCTGTAATAAAAGCAAATGAAAAAGATATTCCAATAATTCCATCAAAACCTTCTGCTTTGGCACAAATAGGAACATCCATTACTGATGTGACAACAGGCTTTACTAAAGCAATAAGCCGTATAAACAGAGTGTTAAGTGATAAAAATATAGAACATATCAATAACACTTTAGAGCAGTTAGATAGCTCATCAAAAGCCTTGACAAAACTTCTAAGCAGTAAAAATTTAGAAAATATAGAGACAATTTTAAACAATCTAGCAAAGTTATCAAAAGAGAGTTCTAAACTGATAGAGACAATAGAGAGTATAAAGAGTACATCACAGATAATAGGATATGAAGGAAATAAAACTATGTACTCTATTAAAGAGAGTGCTGATGCATTTAAGATATTTAGCAATAAATTTAGAGAGAGAATAGAGGCAGGAGATTACGATATTCGCCAAATATTAAAACCGACTATAGAAGAATTAAATACCCTTTTGCAATCAACCCAAACACTAATTTATCAACTGCAAGAAGATGCCCAAATGTTAAAAGAGAGTCCAAGCAATCTACTATTTAAAGAGGCTGAACCTCTAATTGGCCCTGGAGAAGGAGATAAAAAATGAAAATAGTTTTTTTAATCATAGTTTTTTTATTAAGTATTGGCGGTTGTGCCGTAAAAAAAGTACCTCCTACACAATCATACATTATAGACCCACATACACCAAAAATAGAAAAATCTATAAAAAAACCTAAGTTTCATACTATAAAAGTTACAATAGCCAATATAGGACGCCTAAGCCAAACACATAATATCTACTATCGAAACAAAAATTTCATACTTCAACCATATGCATATGGAAAATGGTATGACTCTTTGGGAAATATGATCAAGGCAAAACTTATAGAAGCCTTACAGCAGACTAATATTGCTTCAAATGTTATAGGAAGCAGTGCAAATATAAAAAGTGAAATGATTTTAGAAATTTCTATTCTTGATTTTGTACAAGATTTTTCAAAAGGAGAACCATCTACAGTTCATATATCCTGGCTAGCAACACTTATACAAATTAAAGATGATCAAGTAGTAAAAAGCAAGCACTTTAAAACAACCATCAAATCCACTTCTGAAAATGCAAAAGGGGGAGTAGTAGCTTTTAATCAGGGGACAAATATCATTGTAAATGAAATAGCTAAATGGTTGTTAGATTGATATAAAAGGTGTATATCGTACTTAGATATACACCTAATTTTACACTATTATTTACAAGTTATTGTATTGTCTGCACATACATCTGGGCACTTTTCAGTAGCACA from Hydrogenimonas thermophila includes:
- a CDS encoding TIGR02757 family protein is translated as MEDLFKLLENEAKKRNDEAELILGGADPLQVAKDLDDERAILLCALFAYGNANAIVKFLKKLDFSLLNSNEENIRKNASEYYYRFQSKEDVAQIFLTLSQMEKGELKYTFLQGYLKEKSVIDGVFEIIKKIRELNSYDSKGYRFLIGTLPKNGKPSSPYKRWMMFLRWMVRKDALDLGLWSEVSSADLIIPLDTHTFNVSRKLGLLKRKTYDWKAAVELTEKLKEFSAEDPVKYDFALYRIGQEKVELLKPD
- a CDS encoding RNA polymerase factor sigma-54; this encodes MKLRRSQSTQLKNRLSGTLRSWLPILQSSLEELEELLQKYESENPYMQVQSGFEEQFSAKFTHKVLYQSDNSSTTEAIEAKTIQNLSLYEKLNEQINAPLFPTPKSIDIAYAIIEEISDEGYFTGDINEIAKKVKAEPYQVESIRQRFSYLDPPGVGSVNATEAMLFQLRQSGVEEPIYSLVSDMLQDLQNLSKFKNSSNYEEALKVIRSFKNPPALDNMEDSPPVIPDLIIVEKSNGIEVQMNDLFYPDIIIEDCSLDHEFVKKKIKEARDLIDALQMRKATLYKIGLMIVEFQYDFFQGGDIKPMKLKDIAQEFDHNPSTISRAIANKYLACERGIFPMKTFFTTGIDEEVSNAVIKKFIADAIASEDKNKPLSDQKLLDMIEAKFGVKMVRRTITKYRKQMKIGGSSERKRFYQLA
- the lptB gene encoding LPS export ABC transporter ATP-binding protein, translating into MHSLRAQNLSKTIKKSVIVRDVSIELNTKEVVGLLGPNGAGKTTTFYMICGLIGVSGGRVFIDDMDVTKDPLHTRSRLGIGYLPQESSIFKDLTVEENLWIAAEAAKLDTKSSTKRIENLLELFNIEPIRNRKGIRLSGGERRRAEIARALVHKPKFLLLDEPFAGVDPIAVIDIQNVIKQLLDLEIGVLITDHNVRETLGICHRAYVMRSGELMAEGSAEEIASNPDVIKHYLGEHFTL
- the tsaE gene encoding tRNA (adenosine(37)-N6)-threonylcarbamoyltransferase complex ATPase subunit type 1 TsaE — encoded protein: MIKEKVATLEQLPELAKEIVSILPQDTVIFLRGNLAAGKTTLVKALADAKGNSQTVTSPTFSIQQIYGDSLYHYDLYQCPNEKFMQIGLLDELENSGWHLIEWGDDELYELLKSLGFEVAIIEITPIDNARKYRIITDA
- the trpD gene encoding anthranilate phosphoribosyltransferase, giving the protein MTYDEAKSKFEQLFSGYMDEEEARNLLIDMAKRGENADEIAAAAEVMRAHSVKLPVSDDLRQKLIDNCGTGGDKSGSFNISSTVSLLLAGAGCYVAKHGNRSITSRSGSADMLEHLGVRLDLSPGQQVKMLEETGFTFIFAIHHHPAMKFIMPIRKSIEHRTIFNILGPLSNPADVRKQLIGVFDTSFVKRVAEALKRLGTTSAMVVSSRDGLDEISLSDVSEAVSLKDGELSSLTIDPMEFGIKKSTLEEIKGGDAALNATITKGILEGEIEGAKRDIVLINAAAALIVDGQARDFQDGLQIAKETIDSGHAKEALKKIVKVSNSL
- a CDS encoding RNA-binding S4 domain-containing protein, with product MRVDKYLSSVNLVKRRTIAQDMVKSGVVFINGVQAKPSKDVKVGDTIEIRYLKGAKQYKVLKIPTTKTIPKSAKDEYVQELQS
- a CDS encoding ABC transporter permease; translation: MNDKRYFYLDISKKPALLYFKGRWEIDNLSSIEKSFKDLLPTILNQKKLVIDLSEISSIDTGSMIFFITIRKELKEKINIKTVNASKSFCQMFRLVKGFEPRDKEEKVKTDPLLTFLNYIGKKSFSVLQDFLQFVDFLGHTAIAMWQILLHPSKFRIKETVGNIYTAGTTALPIVALSAFLVGIVIAFQSAVQLQKYGGDIFIVDMIGISIPRELAPLITAIIVAGRSGSSYTAQIGVMKITEEIDAMKIMGFDIYRFLVIPRIAAMIIALPLLIFFADIIGIYGGLLVAKYQLDITPAQFLDRLHSSVDVRHYLVGILKAPFFAFIIAAIGCFRGFQVSKNTESIGKYTTISVVNSIFLVIALDAIFSIIFTELDI
- a CDS encoding ABC transporter ATP-binding protein, which produces MSQKPIISMRHIVTRFGDTVIHDNVNLTIYEGEIYAILGGSGSGKTTLLREMNMLLRPSAGEIDVLGHNILHISPQTAQWLRSQWGVLFQFGALFTSLSVAENIAISLNEYTKLSKKIVQKIVQSKLEMVGLEAKVADLYPSELSGGMVKRVGLARALVMDPQLLFLDEPTSGLDPISAEAFDNLITQLRSLLKLTIVIVTHDIDSIFNIVDRMAVLGDKKVVAEGTLPQILNNNHPFIQHFFGGNRAKVRIEAMMEHKKDGK
- a CDS encoding MlaD family protein gives rise to the protein MESRPNYNIVGAFVLILGIGAIFFALWMGNINTQQAYNYYYTYMEESVAGLPPDGTVKYMGVDIGKVKEIYIDQEDQTRIRLKLQLPKDFRVREGMYTTLKFAGITGITYIEIVGGQKDAPVIKANEKDIPIIPSKPSALAQIGTSITDVTTGFTKAISRINRVLSDKNIEHINNTLEQLDSSSKALTKLLSSKNLENIETILNNLAKLSKESSKLIETIESIKSTSQIIGYEGNKTMYSIKESADAFKIFSNKFRERIEAGDYDIRQILKPTIEELNTLLQSTQTLIYQLQEDAQMLKESPSNLLFKEAEPLIGPGEGDKK
- a CDS encoding ABC-type transport auxiliary lipoprotein family protein is translated as MKIVFLIIVFLLSIGGCAVKKVPPTQSYIIDPHTPKIEKSIKKPKFHTIKVTIANIGRLSQTHNIYYRNKNFILQPYAYGKWYDSLGNMIKAKLIEALQQTNIASNVIGSSANIKSEMILEISILDFVQDFSKGEPSTVHISWLATLIQIKDDQVVKSKHFKTTIKSTSENAKGGVVAFNQGTNIIVNEIAKWLLD